In Panicum virgatum strain AP13 chromosome 4N, P.virgatum_v5, whole genome shotgun sequence, a single window of DNA contains:
- the LOC120670537 gene encoding early nodulin-93-like, translated as MSTVSRASLDQKLAMAKRCSREATIAGTKAAAVATIASAIPTLASVRMLPWAKANINPTGQALIISTVAGMAYFIAADKKILSLARRHSFENAPEHLRNTSYQGTGRPHPAFFRP; from the exons ATGTCGACTGTGAGCCGTGCCTCCCTGGACCAGAAGCTCGCCATGGCCAAGCGCTGCTCGCGAG AGGCAACCATTGCAGGAACTaaggcggcagctgtggcaacCATTGCCTCTGCGATTCCAACT CTGGCGAGCGTGCGGATGCTGCCATGGGCGAAGGCCAACATCAACCCCACCGGCCAGGCACTCATCATCTCCACTG TCGCCGGGATGGCCTACTTCATCGCCGCCGACAAGAAGATCCTGTCGCTGGCGAGGCGGCACTCGTTCGAGAACGCCCCCGAGCACCTCAGGAACACCTCCTACCAGGGCACCGGCCGTCCCCACCCGGCCTTCTTTAGGCCCTGA